A section of the Gottschalkia purinilytica genome encodes:
- the mntA gene encoding type VII toxin-antitoxin system MntA family adenylyltransferase antitoxin, with translation MYLSEENKNTIVNSMVKEFNPKFIYLFGSYAKGIARGDSDIDLGIYTDNMITTYELFMAAGRLSMKLKKDVEIINLKDISTVFAAQIVIIRDVLYCEDENLRANYEIRILKDYAKLNEERQVILDVIKEDEKIYEK, from the coding sequence ATGTATTTGTCAGAAGAGAATAAGAATACTATAGTTAACTCTATGGTAAAAGAATTTAATCCAAAATTTATTTATCTTTTTGGATCTTATGCTAAGGGAATAGCTAGAGGAGATAGTGACATTGATTTAGGTATATATACTGATAACATGATAACCACATACGAATTATTTATGGCAGCAGGCAGACTTTCGATGAAATTGAAAAAAGATGTAGAGATAATAAATCTTAAAGATATATCTACGGTGTTTGCTGCTCAAATAGTGATTATCAGGGATGTATTATATTGTGAAGATGAGAACCTCAGGGCCAACTACGAGATTAGAATACTTAAAGACTATGCAAAGCTTAATGAGGAAAGACAAGTAATACTAGATGTAATTAAAGAGGATGAGAAGATATATGAGAAATGA
- a CDS encoding transglutaminase-like domain-containing protein has translation MKKYLEATTLLDFNKPSIQNLISNRGWTKLEEKEKIQAVYDFVRNEIKFGYNKGDDITASEVLRDGYGQCNTKSILLMALLRALGIPCRIHGFFIDKKMQKGALTGIIYLFAPKKIVHAWTEVYFDKQWIALEGVIIDERYLNQVKDKLCNFNNGYIGYGISVKNKEKINLCWQGQSTYIQSFSITDDLGFFNNPDDFFIKYNNTSNKIKKILFNILRKRINKKLDLIRYSKNN, from the coding sequence ATGAAAAAATATTTGGAAGCAACAACATTATTAGATTTTAACAAACCATCTATTCAAAATTTAATTAGTAATAGAGGATGGACTAAGCTAGAGGAAAAAGAAAAGATTCAAGCGGTTTATGATTTTGTACGAAATGAAATTAAGTTTGGTTATAATAAAGGTGATGATATAACTGCCTCTGAGGTTTTAAGAGATGGATATGGACAATGTAATACAAAGAGTATTCTTCTTATGGCTTTATTAAGAGCTTTAGGTATTCCGTGTAGAATACATGGCTTTTTTATTGATAAAAAAATGCAGAAAGGTGCTTTGACAGGAATCATATATTTATTTGCTCCCAAGAAAATTGTTCATGCTTGGACTGAAGTATATTTCGATAAACAATGGATAGCTTTGGAAGGTGTAATTATTGATGAAAGATATCTTAATCAAGTAAAAGACAAACTTTGTAATTTCAACAATGGTTATATAGGGTATGGTATTTCTGTAAAGAATAAAGAAAAAATAAATCTTTGTTGGCAAGGTCAAAGCACATATATTCAAAGTTTTTCTATTACAGACGATTTAGGTTTTTTCAATAATCCTGATGATTTTTTTATTAAATATAACAATACAAGCAATAAAATAAAAAAAATTTTATTTAATATTTTACGGAAAAGAATCAATAAGAAATTAGACTTAATTAGATATAGTAAGAATAATTAA
- a CDS encoding pseudouridine synthase, with amino-acid sequence MRLNNFISSTGLCSRRKADELIKQKKVKVNGKIAVLGCIVGPEDKVEVNGKYLKKKKNDVYIALNKPAGITCTTERHVKGNIIDFVNHPERIFPIGRLDKDSEGLILLTSDGSIVNEILREENNKQKEYIVTVNKKITPSFIEGMSKGVKIYNPVKNQYTMTKSCKVSKIDDRTFKIILSQGLNRQIRRMCAYFGYKVIKLKRIRIKNITLKGLPVGKWRNLTKEEVKNIRTKD; translated from the coding sequence ATGAGGCTAAATAATTTTATTAGTTCAACAGGACTTTGCTCTAGAAGAAAAGCCGATGAATTAATTAAACAGAAAAAGGTAAAAGTTAATGGTAAAATTGCAGTATTAGGATGTATAGTAGGTCCAGAAGATAAAGTAGAAGTAAATGGCAAGTATTTAAAGAAAAAGAAAAATGATGTCTATATTGCTTTAAATAAACCAGCAGGTATTACTTGTACAACGGAAAGACATGTGAAGGGAAATATAATTGATTTTGTAAATCATCCAGAAAGAATTTTTCCAATTGGAAGACTTGATAAAGATTCTGAAGGTTTAATTCTTTTAACAAGTGATGGAAGTATTGTTAATGAGATTTTGAGAGAAGAAAACAATAAACAAAAAGAATATATTGTAACTGTGAACAAAAAGATAACTCCCTCTTTTATAGAAGGTATGTCAAAAGGGGTAAAAATATATAATCCTGTTAAAAATCAATATACAATGACAAAGAGTTGTAAGGTATCTAAAATAGATGATCGAACTTTTAAAATTATATTATCTCAAGGATTAAATAGACAAATTCGAAGAATGTGCGCTTATTTTGGTTATAAGGTTATAAAGCTAAAACGTATTAGAATTAAAAATATTACACTAAAAGGTTTACCAGTAGGAAAGTGGAGAAATTTAACGAAGGAAGAAGTGAAAAATATTAGAACTAAAGACTAA
- a CDS encoding winged helix-turn-helix transcriptional regulator encodes MSCDKSCPIEHTVNLIGHKWKVLILRNLHNNGTQRFSQFSRGIKGITQKMLTQQLRQLEADGLINRKVYAEVPPKVEYSLTELGESLKPILEAMNKWGMEHMDKHHQ; translated from the coding sequence ATGTCATGCGATAAATCATGTCCTATTGAACATACAGTTAATCTAATCGGACATAAATGGAAGGTTCTTATATTAAGAAATTTACACAATAATGGAACACAAAGATTTAGCCAATTCAGTAGAGGAATTAAAGGTATAACTCAGAAGATGTTGACACAACAACTTCGTCAGTTAGAAGCTGATGGACTTATTAATAGAAAAGTTTATGCTGAAGTTCCACCAAAGGTTGAATATTCACTCACAGAACTTGGGGAATCATTAAAGCCGATATTGGAAGCAATGAATAAATGGGGTATGGAACATATGGATAAACATCATCAGTAA
- a CDS encoding chromate transporter: MIKTIIVLFISFLKIGLFSIGGGYATIPLIQEQVVDFHHWLTLQEFTDIITISQMTPGPLAVNTSTFVGIRIAGILGAMLATLGCILSGFILSILLYKFFNKYKDTDSIFNILKGLRSSSVGLIASSASTILLIAFFGSSSINVSGANLNITAIAIFIVSLFILRKFKMNPIFVMVLTGIAGMIFYL; encoded by the coding sequence ATGATTAAAACTATTATTGTTTTATTTATAAGCTTTTTGAAAATAGGACTATTTAGTATTGGTGGAGGCTATGCTACCATACCGTTGATACAAGAACAGGTAGTTGATTTTCATCATTGGCTTACTTTGCAAGAATTTACGGATATTATTACAATATCTCAAATGACCCCTGGTCCCTTGGCAGTTAATACTTCGACTTTTGTTGGAATACGTATAGCAGGAATATTAGGAGCGATGTTAGCTACACTAGGATGTATTTTATCTGGATTCATTCTTTCTATTCTTTTGTACAAATTTTTTAATAAGTATAAGGATACAGATAGTATTTTTAATATATTAAAGGGATTACGTTCTTCTTCAGTTGGGTTAATAGCATCATCAGCATCAACTATCCTTTTGATTGCTTTTTTTGGATCATCTTCAATTAATGTAAGCGGTGCTAATTTAAATATAACTGCTATTGCTATTTTTATAGTATCTCTATTTATATTGAGAAAATTTAAGATGAATCCAATATTTGTTATGGTTTTAACAGGCATTGCAGGAATGATTTTTTATCTATAA
- a CDS encoding chromate transporter → MKSKNLKLYLSLFKINFYISAFTFGGGYVVIPMMRKYFVNNLKLINEEELLDMAAISQSTPGAIAVNISVLVGYRIAGLTGAIISCVGAVLPPLLILTVISSSYSAFRDNRIISSILKGMEAGVAATIVDLVIDMNREILKDKNWLLTLMVPASFFANFFLNINVVLIIIFCSFICFAQSYFKSRRRRSKI, encoded by the coding sequence ATGAAATCTAAAAATTTAAAACTTTATCTTTCATTATTTAAAATTAATTTTTATATAAGTGCTTTTACTTTTGGTGGAGGATACGTTGTTATTCCTATGATGCGAAAATACTTTGTAAATAATTTGAAGTTGATTAATGAGGAAGAGCTTTTGGACATGGCAGCAATTTCACAGTCAACACCTGGTGCCATTGCTGTTAATATCTCTGTACTGGTAGGATATCGTATTGCTGGGCTTACAGGTGCAATCATTAGTTGTGTTGGGGCAGTCCTTCCACCATTGCTTATTTTAACTGTTATATCTTCTTCTTATAGTGCATTTCGAGATAATAGGATTATTTCTTCAATACTAAAAGGGATGGAAGCAGGTGTCGCTGCTACTATTGTAGATTTAGTGATTGATATGAATAGGGAAATCTTAAAAGATAAAAATTGGCTATTAACATTAATGGTTCCTGCTTCATTCTTTGCTAACTTCTTTTTAAACATTAATGTTGTACTAATTATTATTTTTTGCTCATTCATATGTTTTGCACAAAGTTATTTTAAAAGCAGAAGAAGGAGGAGCAAAATATGA
- the hepT gene encoding type VII toxin-antitoxin system HepT family RNase toxin, which translates to MRNDILLNKISIIERCISRVKEVYSNNPENLKDYTKQDSIILNIQRAVEATIDIAMHLVSEKKLGLPQNSRDAFELLHENRLIDKELLMKINAIIGFRSIAVHNYQKINIEILQKVIENHLKDFNEFIEVIR; encoded by the coding sequence ATGAGAAATGATATATTGTTAAATAAAATTAGTATAATTGAAAGATGTATAAGTAGGGTTAAAGAGGTATACTCAAATAATCCTGAAAACTTGAAGGATTATACAAAGCAGGACTCCATAATACTTAATATACAAAGAGCTGTAGAGGCTACTATTGATATAGCGATGCATTTAGTGTCAGAAAAAAAGCTTGGACTACCTCAAAATAGTAGAGATGCTTTTGAATTACTTCATGAGAACAGATTGATAGATAAAGAATTACTTATGAAAATTAATGCTATAATAGGCTTTAGAAGCATCGCAGTACACAATTATCAAAAAATAAATATAGAGATACTACAAAAGGTAATAGAAAATCATTTAAAAGATTTTAATGAATTCATAGAAGTAATAAGATAA
- a CDS encoding helix-turn-helix domain-containing protein — protein sequence MANNTNLVNLSNNELILFNFKDHVAFLTNKVDTSYHKHNYIQITIGLYKGFHITIEKNYIYTEGIILDSNTNHKLYGDNEWQLYLLINPESVFGETIKRNLLQEKQAYKLLGKEISNIIQLDIKSIMSEIISSEKYNKLLKRFKQILNISDYNLDRTIDDRIQEVLDYIETYPLDRLSVKELSNKIFLSESRLSHLFKEEIGISITSYILHEKVKKAFYLIFNGLSITEASIEAGFSSSSHFTQSVRDKLGMTPRAIIKNSRYLQV from the coding sequence ATGGCTAACAATACTAATTTAGTCAATTTATCTAATAATGAATTAATTTTATTTAATTTTAAAGATCATGTTGCCTTTCTTACAAATAAAGTAGATACTTCTTATCATAAACATAACTATATTCAGATTACTATTGGACTTTATAAGGGATTTCATATTACTATAGAAAAGAACTATATATACACAGAAGGTATTATTCTAGACTCAAATACTAACCATAAGTTATATGGGGATAATGAATGGCAATTATACTTATTAATTAACCCGGAGTCTGTATTTGGAGAAACAATAAAAAGAAACTTATTACAAGAAAAACAAGCTTATAAGTTACTAGGAAAAGAGATAAGTAATATTATCCAACTTGATATTAAATCAATAATGTCAGAGATAATTAGTTCTGAAAAATATAATAAGCTTTTAAAAAGATTTAAACAAATTTTAAATATATCAGATTATAACCTAGATCGCACAATTGATGATCGTATACAAGAAGTTCTAGATTACATAGAAACTTATCCATTAGATAGGTTGTCCGTTAAAGAATTAAGCAACAAGATTTTTTTATCAGAGAGTAGATTGTCACATTTGTTCAAAGAAGAGATAGGCATATCCATAACTAGTTATATATTACATGAAAAAGTGAAAAAAGCCTTCTATTTAATATTTAACGGATTAAGTATTACCGAGGCTTCCATCGAGGCTGGATTTAGTAGCTCTTCTCATTTTACTCAAAGTGTTAGAGATAAACTAGGGATGACTCCAAGAGCAATTATAAAGAATAGCAGATATTTGCAAGTATAG
- a CDS encoding dimethylsulfonioproprionate lyase family protein, producing MEKINIESIMEFASEKSARKAIFKENQLEAGLLLYAPGQTTPDHKHSDIDEVFYVVSGEGTITIENERISLKERDIIFSPKGETHGFYNTSSSNWTVLQIKITSNKEISN from the coding sequence ATGGAAAAAATTAATATTGAAAGTATAATGGAATTTGCATCTGAGAAGAGTGCACGTAAAGCTATCTTTAAAGAAAATCAACTTGAAGCAGGTCTTCTTCTTTATGCACCTGGACAAACTACACCTGATCATAAACATTCGGATATTGACGAAGTCTTTTATGTAGTTTCAGGTGAGGGAACAATTACAATAGAAAATGAAAGAATATCACTAAAAGAAAGAGATATTATATTTTCTCCAAAAGGTGAAACTCATGGATTTTATAATACGAGTTCTTCTAATTGGACCGTATTACAAATCAAGATTACTTCGAACAAAGAAATCTCTAATTAA
- a CDS encoding DUF3021 domain-containing protein, which yields MDYIKKFILRGLFGITLGVFINQLVYVAIAMKGNMVQISSDIVILQFIIASLTGLYCGGITIIFEVEEWSLLRQTITHSIAMLPYFPISIYAGWMPESLIGRVFFILNYIIIYIVIWFSFKKYWEKKARELNEELKKHNQNKR from the coding sequence ATGGATTATATAAAAAAGTTCATTTTAAGAGGTTTATTTGGAATAACTCTGGGAGTTTTCATTAATCAACTTGTATATGTAGCTATAGCTATGAAAGGTAATATGGTTCAGATTTCTTCTGATATAGTTATTTTACAATTTATTATTGCAAGTTTAACTGGACTTTATTGTGGAGGAATAACTATAATATTTGAAGTTGAAGAATGGAGCTTGTTACGTCAAACTATTACCCATTCAATAGCCATGCTTCCTTACTTTCCTATATCAATATATGCGGGATGGATGCCAGAATCTTTAATTGGAAGGGTATTTTTTATACTAAATTATATAATAATATATATAGTCATATGGTTTTCGTTTAAAAAGTATTGGGAGAAGAAAGCTAGAGAATTAAATGAAGAATTAAAAAAACATAATCAAAATAAAAGATAG
- a CDS encoding LytTR family DNA-binding domain-containing protein yields MKIDIDINEDYQETTITIKSPEMTSEIIELMEKIKGTKNKSIIGNYNQKIYILNPEDILVFYSKEQKVFADTIDGTYEVKQKLYELEDELKLLSFVRISKFAIANINKIKDIEMFFNGSLVVNFINGKQETISRRYVQKVKEYIGIGGK; encoded by the coding sequence ATGAAGATTGATATAGATATTAATGAAGATTACCAAGAAACAACTATAACAATCAAATCACCAGAGATGACTTCGGAAATTATAGAGTTAATGGAAAAAATTAAAGGTACTAAAAATAAAAGCATCATAGGTAATTACAATCAAAAAATATATATATTAAATCCAGAAGATATATTAGTATTTTATAGTAAAGAGCAGAAGGTATTTGCAGATACTATAGATGGAACCTATGAAGTTAAACAAAAACTCTATGAGTTAGAGGATGAATTGAAATTGCTATCCTTTGTTAGAATATCCAAATTTGCCATAGCCAATATTAATAAAATTAAGGATATAGAGATGTTTTTTAATGGAAGCCTAGTAGTTAATTTTATTAATGGAAAACAAGAAACTATATCTCGCAGATATGTACAAAAAGTAAAGGAATATATAGGTATAGGGGGTAAATAA
- a CDS encoding GntR family transcriptional regulator, with translation MGKKRLRNKALSEEVKLYIIKYIKTLDLKKNNKLPSEELLSELIGVSRITVRSALNELASEGIIFRRQGKGTFVNTEALKIKVTFNPVLQFKDMITNSGYSPSVKLLGLETKKASKNMASLLRIEEGQDIVVAKKMFYADKKPCAFCIDYFDKSIIPDQADYDDLIKYENSIFEFINSKTNRCVTWDKVEILTETNLQNPELKKNFNCDNNTIKSFLLLKGLNFDNEDKPLIYAKEYIDTDFIRFNMIRQRNINYY, from the coding sequence TTGGGAAAGAAACGTCTTAGGAATAAGGCTTTAAGTGAAGAAGTAAAATTATATATAATTAAATATATAAAAACTTTAGACTTGAAAAAAAATAACAAACTTCCAAGTGAAGAGCTACTTTCAGAACTTATAGGTGTTAGCAGGATTACGGTTAGAAGTGCACTAAATGAGTTAGCTTCAGAAGGAATTATATTTAGAAGACAAGGAAAAGGTACTTTTGTAAATACAGAAGCACTAAAAATAAAAGTTACATTTAATCCAGTCTTACAGTTCAAAGATATGATAACAAACAGTGGATATTCTCCAAGTGTAAAGCTACTAGGGTTAGAAACTAAAAAAGCCAGCAAAAATATGGCGTCTTTATTGAGAATAGAAGAAGGACAAGATATTGTAGTGGCTAAAAAAATGTTCTATGCTGATAAAAAACCGTGTGCTTTTTGTATTGATTACTTTGATAAAAGCATTATACCAGATCAAGCAGATTATGATGATTTAATAAAATATGAAAATTCTATATTTGAATTTATAAACAGTAAAACTAACAGATGTGTAACTTGGGATAAGGTTGAAATTCTTACAGAAACCAATCTTCAAAATCCTGAGCTTAAAAAGAACTTTAATTGTGATAATAATACTATTAAATCATTTCTTCTTTTGAAGGGTTTAAACTTCGATAATGAAGATAAGCCCTTAATATATGCAAAAGAATATATAGATACAGATTTTATAAGGTTTAATATGATAAGACAAAGGAATATAAATTATTATTAA
- the abc-f gene encoding ribosomal protection-like ABC-F family protein — protein sequence MLLIECSKIKKYFGDRLILDVDHLKIYSEDRIGIVGRNGVGKTTLINILSQRLKPDEGWIKLYGGAGYISQLESPDSKNISGEMASKFGVEATWNEYMSGGEKTRFKLAKALDNENLMVFADEPTSNMDIEGIELMEEKFREYKGALIIISHDRSFLDKLCNQILEIENGKIKIYKGNYSDYRDQKTQEKERAQFEYEEYVKEKKRLEEVAYGTKQKAKNIRKTPKRMGNSEARLHKMGDQKSKFNLERTAKSVERRIEHLEVKEKPKEELEIRLDIMDSNRLHSKIIIEGKNINKAFNDKIIFKNAEFDIYNGSKVALIGPNGCGKSTLIKMIMDNDDAIRIAQGAKIGYFNQDMNMLDKNLSIMENVMESSIYSENFARLLLARLLFKGEEIYKKVDILSGGERVKVSFAKILLQDINLLILDEPTNYVDINSLEVIEETLKEYDRTLLFVSHDRRFVDAVANQIMIITDQRIKMFTGNYTEYLARNNKPMNQHKEEVEKQVIILKNRLSEVIGRLSMPSKKDDMEALNKEYNRILDELKRLK from the coding sequence ATGTTATTAATTGAGTGTAGTAAAATTAAAAAGTATTTTGGTGATAGGTTGATATTAGATGTAGATCACTTGAAAATCTATTCAGAAGATCGAATAGGTATAGTAGGTAGAAATGGAGTGGGAAAAACCACTCTAATTAATATATTGAGTCAAAGGTTAAAGCCCGATGAAGGCTGGATAAAGTTATATGGAGGAGCTGGATATATATCACAGCTAGAGTCACCAGATAGTAAAAATATAAGCGGTGAAATGGCTTCGAAATTTGGTGTTGAAGCTACCTGGAATGAATACATGAGTGGGGGAGAAAAGACAAGATTTAAATTGGCAAAGGCTTTGGATAATGAAAATTTGATGGTATTTGCAGATGAGCCCACTAGTAATATGGATATAGAAGGCATTGAGCTTATGGAAGAGAAATTTAGAGAATATAAAGGTGCTCTGATTATAATCTCACATGATCGAAGTTTTTTAGATAAGTTATGTAATCAGATTTTAGAAATAGAAAATGGAAAGATTAAAATATATAAAGGTAATTATAGTGACTATAGAGATCAGAAGACCCAAGAAAAAGAAAGAGCTCAATTTGAGTATGAAGAATATGTAAAAGAGAAAAAGCGGCTTGAGGAAGTTGCCTATGGAACAAAACAAAAGGCGAAAAATATAAGAAAAACTCCTAAAAGGATGGGAAATTCTGAGGCTAGACTTCATAAGATGGGAGATCAAAAATCAAAGTTTAATCTTGAAAGGACAGCTAAAAGTGTTGAAAGACGAATTGAACACCTTGAAGTTAAAGAAAAACCTAAAGAAGAATTAGAAATTAGGCTAGATATCATGGATTCTAATAGGCTTCATAGCAAAATCATTATAGAAGGAAAGAATATAAATAAAGCTTTTAATGATAAGATTATATTTAAAAATGCAGAGTTTGATATTTACAATGGCTCTAAAGTAGCATTAATTGGACCTAATGGATGTGGCAAAAGCACCCTAATTAAAATGATTATGGACAATGATGATGCCATAAGAATTGCTCAGGGAGCAAAAATAGGATATTTTAATCAGGATATGAACATGCTGGACAAGAACTTAAGTATTATGGAAAACGTAATGGAAAGTAGCATATATTCCGAGAATTTTGCAAGGTTATTGCTTGCAAGGCTACTGTTTAAAGGAGAGGAAATTTATAAAAAGGTTGATATACTAAGTGGCGGAGAGCGAGTGAAGGTTTCATTTGCTAAGATATTATTGCAGGACATTAATTTACTAATATTAGATGAACCTACTAATTATGTAGATATTAATTCTCTTGAAGTAATAGAGGAAACTCTCAAAGAATATGACAGAACATTATTATTTGTTTCTCATGATAGACGATTTGTAGATGCTGTTGCAAATCAAATTATGATAATTACAGACCAAAGGATAAAAATGTTTACAGGAAACTATACGGAATATTTAGCTAGAAACAATAAACCAATGAATCAGCATAAAGAAGAAGTTGAAAAACAAGTGATTATATTAAAAAATCGTCTTTCAGAAGTTATAGGAAGATTATCGATGCCATCTAAAAAGGATGATATGGAAGCATTAAATAAGGAATATAATAGAATATTAGATGAACTAAAGAGACTTAAATAG
- a CDS encoding LysR family transcriptional regulator, with amino-acid sequence MNLRHLRIFKAVCEEKSITKASEKLFMTQPAVSNAISELESYLDVCLFDRISRKLYLNETGKLFLTKTIKLLDLYDDLEKNSKELEVNATIKIGSSITIANFILPKVIKKFETVYNNTPTKIIIDNAKEIESKLISNEIDLALLEGVIHNEQLIKIPFSSYELVIICSPEHDFSKQQSLTINELIKEQLLLREKGSAIRDTFDSALLLHNLSVNPEWTSVSSQALIQAVKQNLGISVLPKILVKDELNKGEVFEICVSDFKLNSVNHIVFHKDKFQTKTFKALIEIIKKEV; translated from the coding sequence ATGAATTTAAGACACCTGCGTATTTTTAAAGCTGTATGTGAGGAAAAAAGTATCACTAAGGCATCTGAAAAGCTATTTATGACACAACCAGCAGTTTCTAATGCAATTAGTGAACTAGAAAGTTATTTGGATGTCTGCTTATTTGATAGAATTTCAAGGAAACTCTATTTAAATGAAACTGGCAAACTATTTCTCACAAAAACAATAAAGCTATTAGATTTATATGATGATTTAGAAAAGAATTCTAAAGAATTAGAAGTCAATGCAACTATTAAGATTGGGTCGAGTATAACAATTGCTAATTTTATATTACCAAAGGTAATCAAAAAATTTGAGACAGTTTATAATAACACTCCAACAAAAATTATAATTGACAATGCTAAAGAAATTGAAAGTAAACTGATTAGCAATGAAATTGATTTGGCTTTACTTGAAGGAGTCATTCATAACGAACAACTAATTAAAATTCCATTTTCATCGTATGAATTAGTGATAATCTGTTCTCCAGAACATGACTTTTCCAAGCAACAGTCATTAACTATAAATGAGCTAATAAAAGAACAACTATTATTAAGAGAAAAAGGTAGCGCAATTCGTGATACTTTTGATAGTGCGTTATTACTACACAATTTATCGGTAAATCCAGAATGGACAAGTGTCAGTTCACAAGCTTTAATTCAGGCAGTAAAACAAAATTTAGGAATAAGTGTATTACCTAAAATATTGGTAAAAGATGAATTAAATAAGGGAGAAGTTTTTGAGATATGTGTCAGTGACTTTAAGTTAAACAGTGTAAATCATATTGTGTTTCATAAAGATAAATTTCAAACCAAAACTTTTAAAGCATTAATTGAAATAATAAAGAAAGAAGTATAA
- a CDS encoding nucleoside deaminase: MGYQSHAYYLRRAIEISKQARENGNTPFGAILVDKDGEIIMEQENIEITEKICTGHAETTLAQRASSKYSKKFLWDCTLYTTAEPCAMCAGAIYWANIGRVVYGMTEKRLLELTGSNEQNPTFDLPCRQVFSKGQKNIEIVGPIEEVEVEAAKVHEGYWE; the protein is encoded by the coding sequence ATGGGTTATCAAAGTCATGCATACTACTTAAGAAGGGCTATTGAGATATCAAAACAAGCTAGAGAAAATGGTAATACACCATTTGGAGCTATCTTAGTAGACAAAGATGGGGAAATAATTATGGAGCAAGAAAACATTGAAATTACAGAAAAAATTTGCACTGGACACGCAGAAACAACTCTAGCTCAGAGAGCCTCAAGTAAATATAGTAAAAAATTCTTATGGGATTGCACTCTTTATACTACTGCAGAGCCTTGTGCTATGTGTGCAGGTGCAATATATTGGGCTAATATAGGTAGAGTTGTGTATGGAATGACTGAAAAAAGGCTTTTAGAGTTAACAGGTAGTAATGAGCAAAATCCTACTTTTGATTTACCATGCCGTCAGGTTTTTTCAAAAGGCCAAAAAAACATAGAGATCGTAGGCCCTATAGAAGAAGTAGAAGTGGAAGCAGCAAAAGTTCATGAAGGATATTGGGAATAA
- a CDS encoding MBL fold metallo-hydrolase — protein sequence MEQIKILDDFYKFTTENKAIPLTFNQYLILGDEPLLVHTGSVQQTKELVPKIKVLLDGQDLKYVFVSHFEYDECGGLEYLLSHFPNVKTICSAITLRQLVGFGFTNEVIVKKPNEILETKNFKLKFIAYPSEAHLWEGLLAIDLDRKIFFSSDIFIKMNNIFEKEARSNWKYEVDNLNNKDIPSIDELKTLQNNLRDIDVKYIATGHGPFLKLD from the coding sequence ATGGAACAAATTAAGATCTTAGATGATTTCTATAAATTTACTACAGAAAATAAAGCAATTCCCTTAACATTTAATCAATACTTGATACTGGGAGATGAGCCACTACTTGTTCATACTGGAAGTGTACAACAAACAAAAGAACTAGTTCCGAAGATAAAAGTCTTATTAGACGGCCAAGATTTAAAATATGTGTTTGTTTCTCATTTTGAATATGATGAATGTGGTGGATTAGAATATTTGTTGAGTCATTTTCCCAATGTTAAGACAATCTGTTCAGCTATTACTTTAAGGCAATTGGTAGGCTTTGGATTCACAAATGAAGTTATCGTTAAAAAGCCAAACGAAATTTTAGAAACTAAGAATTTTAAGTTGAAGTTTATTGCCTATCCATCAGAAGCTCATTTATGGGAAGGACTATTAGCTATTGATTTAGATCGAAAAATTTTCTTTAGCAGCGATATCTTTATAAAAATGAACAATATATTTGAAAAAGAAGCTCGTTCAAATTGGAAGTATGAGGTAGATAATCTAAACAATAAAGATATACCTTCTATCGATGAACTTAAAACTTTACAAAATAACTTGAGAGATATTGATGTTAAATATATTGCAACAGGACATGGTCCTTTTCTGAAACTAGACTAA